A region from the Flavobacteriales bacterium genome encodes:
- a CDS encoding T9SS type A sorting domain-containing protein, producing the protein MRSVALLVALLGGGLLASAQGTFQVYLDSVGYGYAGQGVGVQEVDDGYLVFAQQVASDGTFRTHTVIHKVDLDGQWLWENDPQYGIDQHYNFGIIDPLPELSADTTVAAVTGFGYSYSDTVSLYWLNLAGDTLRTKRLYHLQQSDSGYCGVRASVRLGQGGFVLAGFESRSAIDTSVSQVLLLRTTNLGDTLWSKVFGQLGREEDVFAIAEYLNEGFLLAGYSLNATGTDRCMLIRTDSLGNQIWRRQFGNRGYFAGSVVATQDGNIVTASDYADTGGGPSYANLIKWSPGGVPIWDKKFRYGSDAAMMDLDELPDGSLIGTGRWGGAAFVRKFTSDGDSIWDRQVFFMGGFHDLPDIEPTSDGGFIAVGSGSQYFVGAPHPAMNTIIVVKMDSFGCVVPGCQLTGLIEIMLGLQDALHAYPNPSSGLFTLALALPQELETTGALRLRVFDALGRTVVDRSLGNAYEQSIPLDLSGKPPGVYNAHITDERRMLTGVTLVKE; encoded by the coding sequence ATGCGTTCGGTCGCGTTGCTTGTCGCGCTCTTGGGCGGGGGTCTTTTGGCCTCCGCCCAAGGCACCTTCCAAGTGTACTTGGACAGTGTGGGGTATGGCTACGCAGGTCAAGGAGTTGGTGTGCAGGAGGTGGATGACGGGTACTTGGTCTTTGCACAACAAGTTGCATCTGATGGCACGTTCCGCACGCACACTGTGATCCATAAGGTTGATTTGGATGGCCAATGGTTGTGGGAGAACGATCCACAGTACGGCATTGACCAGCACTACAACTTTGGGATTATAGATCCGCTGCCCGAGTTAAGTGCTGACACCACGGTGGCCGCGGTGACGGGTTTCGGATACTCATACAGCGACACAGTCAGTCTATATTGGTTGAACCTGGCAGGTGATACCCTTCGAACCAAGCGACTGTATCATCTGCAACAATCGGACTCTGGTTACTGCGGTGTGCGGGCGAGCGTCCGTCTTGGTCAGGGTGGGTTTGTCTTGGCAGGTTTCGAGTCACGGAGCGCCATCGATACCAGTGTGAGCCAAGTACTGTTGCTCAGAACCACCAATCTTGGCGATACATTATGGTCCAAAGTTTTTGGCCAACTTGGTCGGGAGGAGGATGTCTTTGCTATCGCTGAGTACTTGAACGAAGGGTTCCTTCTTGCCGGGTACAGCCTGAACGCAACTGGTACCGATCGGTGCATGCTGATCCGTACCGACAGCTTGGGCAACCAGATCTGGCGGCGGCAGTTCGGCAACAGGGGCTACTTCGCAGGGTCCGTAGTGGCTACCCAAGATGGCAACATCGTTACAGCAAGTGATTATGCGGATACAGGCGGCGGTCCTAGCTACGCCAATCTGATCAAGTGGAGCCCTGGGGGTGTACCCATTTGGGACAAGAAATTCCGCTACGGCTCTGATGCTGCAATGATGGATCTTGATGAACTACCGGATGGATCGTTGATAGGCACAGGTCGATGGGGCGGCGCAGCCTTCGTGCGGAAATTCACCAGTGATGGGGATAGCATTTGGGACCGGCAGGTCTTCTTCATGGGCGGCTTCCATGACCTCCCGGATATTGAACCCACAAGTGATGGAGGGTTCATTGCGGTGGGCTCGGGCTCGCAGTATTTCGTTGGTGCGCCCCACCCCGCCATGAATACGATCATAGTTGTGAAGATGGACAGCTTCGGCTGCGTGGTGCCGGGTTGCCAACTAACGGGCTTGATCGAAATCATGCTCGGCTTGCAAGACGCCCTGCACGCTTACCCCAACCCCAGCAGCGGGCTCTTCACTCTTGCCTTGGCCCTGCCGCAAGAGCTGGAAACCACCGGCGCCTTGCGCTTGCGGGTGTTCGATGCGCTGGGCCGCACGGTGGTGGATAGGAGCTTGGGCAACGCCTACGAGCAGAGCATACCCCTCGACCTGTCCGGGAAACCACCGGGTGTGTACAACGCGCACATCACGGATGAGCGGCGGATGCTCACTGGTGTGACGTTGGTGAAGGAGTGA
- a CDS encoding isoprenyl transferase, translated as MEALKASIDPQRVPGHVAVIMDGNGRWAKEKGEERIFGHSNGVRSVRETLTGCTELGVKYLTLYAFSTENWNRPQEEVNALMDLLVRTLASEMEELMANGVRINAIGDLDSLPTGCRETLFQAMRTSQGNTRITLTLALSYSSRWEMVRMVQHIANEVKDGRLAPEAIDESVVERHLATRGLPDPELLIRTSGEQRISNFLLWQIAYAELYFSPVMWPDFDKAALYTAVLNYQQRERRFGLISEQVNP; from the coding sequence CTGGAGGCCCTCAAGGCCAGCATCGACCCCCAACGGGTGCCGGGCCATGTGGCCGTGATCATGGACGGCAATGGCCGTTGGGCCAAGGAGAAAGGGGAGGAGCGCATCTTCGGGCACAGCAACGGGGTGCGCAGCGTGCGCGAGACGCTGACCGGGTGCACCGAGCTGGGCGTGAAGTACCTGACGCTCTATGCCTTCAGTACCGAGAACTGGAACCGCCCACAGGAGGAGGTGAACGCCTTGATGGACCTGTTGGTGCGCACCCTGGCCAGCGAAATGGAGGAACTGATGGCGAACGGGGTCCGCATCAATGCCATCGGCGACCTGGATAGCCTGCCGACCGGTTGCCGGGAGACACTTTTCCAGGCCATGCGCACCTCGCAGGGCAATACGCGCATCACGCTCACGTTGGCGCTCAGCTACAGCAGCCGCTGGGAGATGGTGCGCATGGTGCAACACATTGCCAACGAGGTGAAGGACGGCCGTTTGGCCCCCGAAGCCATTGACGAATCCGTGGTGGAACGCCATCTGGCCACGCGCGGCTTGCCCGATCCAGAACTGCTCATCCGCACCAGCGGCGAGCAACGCATCAGCAACTTCTTGTTGTGGCAGATCGCTTATGCTGAGCTCTACTTCAGCCCGGTGATGTGGCCCGATTTCGACAAGGCGGCACTCTACACGGCCGTCCTCAATTACCAGCAACGCGAGCGCCGTTTCGGGCTCATCAGCGAACAGGTGAACCCATGA